A portion of the Planctomycetota bacterium genome contains these proteins:
- a CDS encoding helix-turn-helix domain-containing protein: protein MFPAEPSAPTAASRSAERGVDRVFRALASDVRRDILDALRDGPRPTGELVMLFPGLSRFAVMQHLRVLGRARLVVSKKTGRVRTNYLNPVPIRLIYERWVSRYEGAWAAALTSIRDAAEGVGTERTPSRPAGTARADVRRGELRGRP from the coding sequence GTGTTTCCGGCCGAACCATCCGCCCCGACCGCCGCGTCCCGCTCTGCGGAGCGGGGGGTCGATCGTGTCTTCCGCGCGCTGGCGAGCGACGTGCGGCGCGACATTCTCGACGCGCTGCGCGACGGGCCCCGCCCCACGGGCGAACTGGTGATGCTCTTCCCGGGCCTGTCTCGCTTCGCGGTGATGCAGCACCTGCGCGTGCTCGGCCGAGCCCGACTGGTGGTGTCGAAGAAGACGGGGCGCGTCCGCACGAACTACCTCAATCCTGTCCCGATCCGCCTGATCTACGAACGCTGGGTGAGCCGGTACGAGGGCGCCTGGGCCGCCGCACTCACCTCCATCCGCGACGCTGCCGAGGGCGTCGGAACCGAGCGCACACCATCGCGCCCGGCGGGCACGGCGCGTGCCGATGTCCGGCGGGGCGAACTCCGGGGGCGACCATGA
- a CDS encoding SRPBCC domain-containing protein, protein MIEKVFSIDIKAGAQRVWDEITRSGSPHHAMFGTYLHGPIAPGAVLSYRNKRGTHTFVLGEVLEVDAPRRLVHTFRFSMEQDAPTLVEWRLTEQGGVTRVTITHSRFEGETRTLKSVTTSWPAILALYKAVIETGRAPAGARFKNALMMSMSFMLPKSARTEVALAASTAVPGVERAGQSVR, encoded by the coding sequence ATGATCGAGAAGGTCTTCAGCATCGACATCAAGGCCGGCGCGCAACGCGTGTGGGACGAGATCACCCGCTCCGGCTCCCCGCATCACGCGATGTTCGGCACGTACCTGCACGGCCCCATCGCCCCCGGGGCGGTGCTTTCCTACCGCAACAAGCGCGGCACGCACACGTTCGTGCTCGGCGAGGTCCTCGAGGTCGACGCCCCGCGCCGCCTCGTCCACACCTTCCGATTCTCGATGGAGCAGGACGCGCCCACGCTCGTCGAATGGCGGCTGACCGAGCAGGGCGGCGTCACGCGCGTCACGATCACGCACTCGCGATTCGAGGGCGAGACCCGCACCCTCAAGAGCGTCACCACCAGTTGGCCCGCGATCCTGGCGCTGTACAAGGCCGTCATCGAGACCGGGCGGGCCCCGGCGGGCGCCCGGTTCAAGAACGCGCTCATGATGAGCATGTCGTTCATGCTCCCCAAGAGCGCGAGGACCGAGGTCGCGCTCGCCGCCAGCACCGCCGTCCCCGGGGTCGAGCGCGCGGGCCAGAGCGTCCGGTAG
- a CDS encoding tRNA-dihydrouridine synthase, which produces MLRLGCLELATNLLLAPIAGYCDLAFRTVCREWGGVGLACTDLLSPQGLLRGTATSLDLAKTNDFDKPVGMQLYGSDPEIMAQGARWAVEHGATLVDINMGCPVDKVTKKDGGSKLLTDLARAVAVAARVVRELERCPVSADEWKKRQGTGLQAAGSRHEASGIGDSAFGEGVASGAHAAGVRANGVRAQDARADDASAAERGPVVVPLTCKMRLCWSTADYEAGQACSPHLARMLADVGVVGVTVHGRTTEMKFGGQAQLPGIARVVEAVNGRIPVIGNGDVRRGADAARMIRETGCQGVMIGRGALSAPWVFREAWAAVRGVEPPPEPTEAQKLATIRRFFDLMREHRDDRYAMFQINRRVSWFAKTLQRDLGSGKMESIKPFKEAMRHAATPAEVYDALDRFAAGELRSGVADAAEIEA; this is translated from the coding sequence ATGCTCCGCCTGGGATGCCTGGAACTCGCGACCAACCTGCTGCTGGCGCCGATCGCCGGGTACTGCGACCTGGCGTTCCGAACGGTCTGCCGCGAATGGGGCGGAGTGGGCCTGGCGTGCACGGATCTACTGAGCCCGCAAGGACTTCTGCGCGGCACCGCCACCAGCCTGGACCTCGCCAAGACCAACGACTTCGACAAGCCCGTCGGCATGCAGCTCTACGGCAGCGACCCCGAGATCATGGCCCAGGGCGCCCGCTGGGCCGTCGAGCACGGGGCCACCCTCGTCGACATCAACATGGGCTGCCCGGTGGACAAGGTGACCAAGAAAGACGGCGGGAGCAAACTGCTGACCGACCTGGCCCGGGCGGTCGCGGTCGCGGCCCGGGTCGTGCGAGAACTGGAACGCTGCCCGGTGAGCGCGGACGAATGGAAGAAGCGACAAGGCACCGGGCTACAGGCCGCAGGGAGCAGGCACGAGGCATCGGGCATTGGGGATTCGGCGTTCGGGGAAGGCGTGGCGAGCGGTGCGCATGCTGCGGGCGTGCGGGCGAACGGGGTGCGGGCACAAGACGCGCGGGCCGATGACGCGAGTGCCGCGGAACGTGGACCGGTGGTGGTGCCGCTGACGTGCAAGATGCGCCTGTGCTGGAGCACCGCGGACTACGAGGCGGGGCAGGCGTGCTCGCCCCACCTGGCGCGCATGCTCGCGGACGTCGGCGTCGTCGGCGTGACGGTGCACGGGCGGACGACCGAGATGAAGTTCGGCGGGCAGGCGCAGCTCCCGGGCATCGCGCGCGTGGTCGAGGCCGTCAACGGGCGGATCCCGGTGATCGGCAACGGCGACGTGCGCCGCGGCGCGGACGCGGCACGGATGATCCGCGAGACCGGCTGCCAGGGCGTCATGATCGGGCGCGGGGCGCTGAGCGCGCCGTGGGTGTTTCGCGAGGCGTGGGCGGCGGTGCGGGGAGTCGAACCGCCCCCCGAGCCGACCGAGGCGCAGAAGCTCGCGACCATCCGCCGGTTCTTCGACCTGATGCGCGAGCATCGCGACGATCGGTACGCGATGTTCCAGATCAACCGGCGCGTGTCGTGGTTCGCGAAGACACTGCAGCGCGACCTGGGCAGCGGCAAGATGGAGAGCATCAAGCCCTTCAAGGAAGCGATGCGCCACGCCGCGACCCCCGCGGAGGTCTACGACGCGCTCGACCGGTTCGCGGCGGGAGAACTGCGCTCGGGCGTGGCCGACGCGGCGGAGATCGAGGCCTGA
- a CDS encoding DUF1573 domain-containing protein, whose protein sequence is MVSRSSMVLVAVCGAVCGLASVSIAQDQPVKPSLPPALSPVAPGAKVPMKGDVPAVPSTGGKIEFDQTTHEFGEISDDKPVEAVFKFTNRGTGPVEIVSTQGSCGCTVPALDKKVYQPGESGEIKVQYNPHHRRGPQHTTVTVTTNDDSNRTVVLNVKSDVNPLVVVEPAMVALGEVAKGRGKTMTVTVTSRSKDIRIEGATPNIALVDSKVLPGVETVVNGRTVWQYPVEISVKPNAPVGPIAGGVSLRTSEAGRQVNFTVQGEVIGDVLANPARLQLGALQPGQAIMSAVSLKSRNGKPFKILKVEEQPQGPSPLFAKLDVRDDQVPAGAAPAYTLNLAGTAPGAGGPAAGTLVLTTDLPDEKEFKITYYGYVRAPVANAPAPKPRTVWDEQPSLLMPGGPR, encoded by the coding sequence ATGGTGTCGCGTTCCAGCATGGTCCTTGTCGCCGTCTGCGGTGCCGTGTGCGGGCTTGCGTCCGTGTCGATCGCGCAGGACCAGCCCGTGAAGCCGTCGCTCCCGCCCGCGCTCTCGCCGGTCGCCCCCGGCGCCAAGGTGCCGATGAAGGGCGACGTGCCCGCGGTTCCCTCGACGGGCGGGAAGATCGAGTTCGACCAGACGACGCACGAGTTCGGCGAGATCAGCGACGACAAGCCGGTCGAGGCCGTCTTCAAGTTCACGAACCGGGGCACGGGCCCTGTCGAGATCGTGAGCACGCAGGGTTCGTGCGGGTGCACGGTTCCCGCGCTGGACAAGAAGGTGTACCAGCCCGGCGAATCGGGCGAGATCAAGGTGCAGTACAACCCGCACCACCGGCGCGGGCCGCAGCACACGACCGTCACCGTCACCACGAACGACGATTCGAACCGCACGGTGGTGCTGAACGTGAAGAGCGACGTGAACCCGCTGGTGGTGGTGGAGCCGGCGATGGTCGCGCTGGGCGAGGTGGCCAAGGGGCGCGGCAAGACGATGACGGTGACGGTCACGTCGCGTTCGAAGGACATCCGCATCGAGGGCGCGACGCCCAACATCGCGCTGGTGGATTCGAAGGTCCTCCCGGGCGTCGAGACTGTGGTCAACGGCCGCACCGTGTGGCAGTACCCCGTCGAGATCTCGGTGAAGCCCAACGCGCCGGTCGGGCCGATCGCCGGGGGCGTCTCGCTCCGCACGAGCGAGGCGGGCCGCCAGGTGAACTTCACCGTCCAGGGCGAGGTGATCGGCGACGTGCTCGCGAACCCGGCGCGTCTGCAGCTCGGAGCCCTCCAGCCCGGCCAGGCGATCATGTCGGCCGTCTCGCTCAAGAGCCGCAACGGCAAGCCGTTCAAGATCCTGAAGGTCGAGGAACAGCCCCAGGGCCCCTCGCCCCTGTTCGCGAAGCTTGACGTCCGCGATGATCAGGTCCCCGCCGGGGCCGCCCCCGCCTACACGCTCAACCTCGCCGGCACCGCGCCGGGCGCGGGCGGGCCGGCCGCCGGCACCCTGGTCCTCACCACCGACCTGCCCGACGAGAAGGAGTTCAAGATCACCTACTACGGCTATGTCCGCGCTCCCGTGGCCAACGCCCCCGCGCCCAAGCCCCGCACCGTCTGGGACGAGCAGCCCAGCCTGCTGATGCCCGGCGGCCCGCGGTAA
- a CDS encoding rhodanese-like domain-containing protein, translated as MPLGTIIQRAFALGFVGVLAGAVHSVVTPVTLRPAPPAPPVLPNPPVTTNGERPADPATPAAGSTPAAGAPTQPAPLGLDIDLASAAALFAAGAPFIDARLANEYEAGHVEGAFWMPSEVFMNGAIPDALNFMDKAAPVVVYCGGGQCDASHNVVVLLQQLGFTRCHVMADGYPAWKAAGHPVATGKPAM; from the coding sequence ATGCCCCTGGGCACCATCATCCAACGCGCGTTCGCACTGGGATTCGTCGGCGTGCTCGCCGGCGCGGTGCACTCCGTCGTCACGCCGGTGACGCTCCGACCCGCGCCGCCCGCTCCGCCGGTGCTGCCGAACCCGCCCGTCACAACCAACGGCGAACGCCCCGCCGATCCTGCGACGCCCGCCGCGGGGAGCACGCCCGCCGCGGGCGCACCCACGCAGCCCGCGCCGCTGGGCCTCGACATCGATCTCGCCTCCGCGGCCGCGCTGTTCGCCGCGGGCGCTCCGTTCATCGACGCCCGCCTCGCCAACGAGTACGAGGCCGGGCACGTCGAGGGGGCGTTCTGGATGCCCTCCGAGGTGTTCATGAACGGCGCCATCCCCGACGCGCTGAACTTCATGGACAAGGCCGCACCCGTCGTCGTGTACTGCGGCGGTGGGCAGTGCGACGCCTCGCACAACGTCGTCGTTCTCCTCCAGCAGTTGGGCTTCACCCGCTGCCACGTGATGGCCGACGGCTACCCGGCCTGGAAGGCCGCCGGGCACCCCGTCGCCACCGGCAAGCCCGCCATGTGA
- a CDS encoding MauE/DoxX family redox-associated membrane protein, which yields MKTKSPSIVWGGLALVVRVLLGGLFVFAAIVKLRNPQLFVQGVMAFKILPDHLATLTAFVVPWLEVLAGVALILGWWARAGAVVLGGMLLAFIGGMLSVLARDLDVHCSCFGKFEIPCSGAIGPCHLARNAVLFAMAMYVAVVGPGSLAVDRESMK from the coding sequence GTGAAGACCAAGAGCCCGAGCATCGTGTGGGGAGGCCTCGCGCTGGTGGTGCGCGTGCTGCTCGGCGGGCTGTTCGTCTTCGCCGCGATCGTCAAGCTCCGCAACCCGCAGCTCTTCGTGCAGGGCGTCATGGCCTTCAAGATCCTGCCCGACCACCTCGCCACGCTCACGGCCTTTGTCGTCCCCTGGCTCGAGGTCCTCGCGGGCGTCGCGCTCATCCTCGGCTGGTGGGCCCGCGCGGGGGCGGTGGTCCTCGGGGGCATGCTCCTGGCCTTCATCGGCGGCATGCTCTCCGTCCTCGCCCGCGACCTCGACGTCCACTGCTCTTGCTTCGGCAAGTTCGAGATTCCCTGCTCGGGGGCGATCGGCCCGTGCCACCTGGCCCGCAACGCCGTCCTGTTCGCCATGGCGATGTACGTTGCCGTGGTCGGCCCGGGCTCGCTGGCCGTCGACCGCGAATCGATGAAGTAG
- the rpsR gene encoding 30S ribosomal protein S18, with translation MSKFPRFGNTQKIRVAHISETGDTFVDWKDVETLRKLMSPNGKILGRKRLSTSAAEQRMVAQAIKRARYMALLPYTSATL, from the coding sequence ATGAGCAAGTTCCCCCGCTTCGGCAACACCCAGAAGATCCGCGTCGCGCACATCTCCGAGACCGGCGACACGTTCGTCGATTGGAAGGACGTCGAGACGCTCCGCAAGCTCATGAGCCCCAACGGCAAGATCCTGGGACGCAAGCGCCTCAGCACCTCCGCCGCCGAGCAGCGCATGGTCGCCCAGGCCATCAAGCGCGCCCGCTACATGGCGCTCCTGCCGTACACCTCCGCCACGCTCTGA
- a CDS encoding GAF domain-containing protein has protein sequence MTTPATNAPAPAGASGDAAPSHATLARDYAAILRRHALDPAAPPAPVSAHAPEFADRLRRFLDIAWGALWSSGISWIGFYVHGPHAGEMSLVAREPKPACSPIGLHGLCGRGWRDARCFVVPDVRSLGPNYVACDPRDQSELVVPVVLADGTIWGVLDADSFDLGAFTPDDARGLTDLLVAIGISYPVDDHRRVEVL, from the coding sequence ATGACCACCCCCGCGACCAACGCGCCCGCCCCGGCGGGCGCGAGCGGCGACGCCGCCCCCTCGCACGCGACGCTCGCCCGCGACTACGCCGCCATCCTGCGCCGGCACGCCCTCGACCCCGCGGCCCCGCCCGCGCCGGTCTCCGCGCACGCCCCGGAGTTCGCCGACCGCCTCCGCCGCTTCCTCGACATCGCCTGGGGCGCCCTCTGGTCCTCCGGCATCTCCTGGATCGGCTTCTACGTCCACGGCCCGCACGCCGGCGAGATGTCGCTCGTCGCCCGTGAACCCAAGCCCGCCTGCTCGCCCATCGGCCTCCACGGCCTGTGCGGGCGCGGCTGGCGCGACGCGCGCTGCTTCGTCGTCCCCGATGTCCGCTCCCTCGGGCCCAACTACGTCGCCTGCGACCCCCGCGACCAATCCGAACTCGTCGTCCCCGTCGTCCTCGCCGACGGCACCATCTGGGGCGTCCTCGACGCCGACAGCTTCGACCTCGGCGCCTTCACCCCCGACGACGCCCGCGGCCTCACCGACCTCCTCGTCGCCATCGGCATCTCGTACCCCGTCGACGACCACCGCCGCGTCGAAGTGCTGTAG
- a CDS encoding cobalamin-dependent protein (Presence of a B(12) (cobalamin)-binding domain implies dependence on cobalamin itself, in one of its several forms, or in some unusual lineages, dependence on a cobalamin-like analog.): MSRDLLQARFLEALVGGDRPAARDVVAELAARGANASQVISELFWPAHETIEKLYKGDQMTSLAYHLSTRLLRMLVDQTGAALNRASPRGETIFCACGPSQGEELAAQMACDLLEADGFDVTFAGGGVPGDEILCRVQETQPNYLVMFASAASDLPEIRRIIDTLREIGACRKTKMVVGGGVFNRADGLAEEIGIDLWCYSPADLVDLLTLPPEPAHVPTPIPVPAAARAASKVTPRKTRAAA, from the coding sequence ATGAGCCGTGACTTGCTGCAGGCACGATTTCTGGAAGCCCTGGTCGGGGGCGATCGCCCCGCCGCCCGGGACGTGGTGGCAGAACTGGCCGCCCGCGGCGCGAACGCGTCGCAGGTGATCTCCGAGCTCTTCTGGCCCGCGCACGAGACGATCGAGAAGTTGTACAAGGGCGATCAGATGACCTCGCTCGCGTACCACCTCTCGACGCGCCTCCTGCGCATGCTCGTCGATCAGACCGGCGCCGCGCTGAACCGCGCCTCGCCCCGCGGCGAAACGATCTTCTGCGCCTGCGGGCCCAGCCAGGGCGAAGAACTCGCGGCCCAGATGGCCTGCGACCTCCTCGAGGCCGACGGCTTTGACGTCACCTTCGCCGGCGGCGGCGTGCCGGGTGACGAGATCCTCTGCCGCGTGCAGGAAACGCAGCCGAACTACCTGGTGATGTTCGCGTCGGCCGCGAGCGACCTGCCCGAGATCCGCCGGATCATCGACACGCTGCGCGAGATCGGCGCGTGCCGCAAGACCAAGATGGTCGTCGGCGGCGGGGTGTTCAACCGCGCGGACGGGCTGGCCGAGGAGATCGGCATCGACCTGTGGTGCTACAGCCCGGCGGACCTGGTCGACCTGCTGACCCTGCCCCCGGAGCCCGCGCACGTGCCGACACCCATCCCCGTGCCGGCCGCGGCCCGCGCCGCCTCGAAGGTCACGCCCCGCAAGACAAGAGCGGCCGCCTGA
- the ubiE gene encoding bifunctional demethylmenaquinone methyltransferase/2-methoxy-6-polyprenyl-1,4-benzoquinol methylase UbiE, producing MPEAPGHAAPPVEGWRDAELANPHAHADKSAKVRAMFGAIARSYDLNNAVHSLGQDRRWRNFAVRQAAVRPGDVVLDVACGTGALTRAFAARSPASLVIGADYTRAMLDIAARDRPDARTTYIEADAMRLPMADASVDVVSIAFGIRNVQDPRRALGEFARVLRPGGRLVVLEFDRPRNAVVRWFNDLYCGRVMPRTATWLSGDRSGAYRYLPASVGAFMSREQMVDAIRQAGCTDVTATPLSWGICVCYRAIRGN from the coding sequence ATGCCCGAAGCGCCGGGACACGCCGCGCCGCCGGTCGAAGGCTGGCGCGACGCCGAGCTCGCCAACCCGCACGCCCACGCCGACAAGAGCGCGAAGGTCCGCGCCATGTTCGGCGCGATCGCACGCTCGTACGACCTCAACAACGCCGTCCACTCCCTCGGGCAGGACCGGCGCTGGCGGAACTTCGCCGTCCGCCAGGCCGCCGTCAGACCCGGCGACGTCGTCCTCGACGTGGCCTGCGGCACGGGCGCCCTCACCCGCGCGTTCGCCGCCCGCTCTCCCGCCTCGCTCGTCATCGGCGCCGACTACACCCGCGCGATGCTCGACATCGCCGCTCGCGACAGGCCCGACGCGCGCACCACCTATATCGAAGCCGACGCCATGCGCCTGCCCATGGCCGACGCCAGCGTCGACGTCGTCTCCATCGCCTTCGGCATCCGCAACGTGCAGGACCCCCGCCGCGCACTCGGCGAGTTCGCCCGCGTGCTGCGCCCCGGGGGGCGGCTGGTGGTGCTCGAGTTCGACCGCCCCCGCAACGCCGTCGTCCGCTGGTTTAATGACCTCTACTGCGGGCGCGTCATGCCCCGCACCGCGACCTGGCTCAGCGGCGACCGGTCGGGCGCCTACCGCTACCTCCCGGCCTCGGTCGGCGCCTTCATGTCGCGCGAGCAGATGGTGGATGCCATTCGCCAAGCCGGGTGCACGGATGTCACCGCGACTCCCCTCAGTTGGGGGATTTGCGTGTGTTACCGGGCCATCCGCGGGAACTGA
- a CDS encoding M48 family metallopeptidase, producing the protein MHAARLFVLVLAAMCVAIGAGGCQKNTTTGRSQFLLLSLEQEAQLGAEAKPQMLAEMGGEIARGEIRAYVTQVGNRLLVPALERDPEMRALAWEFTVLDSDVINAFALPGGKVFMSRGLMQKMTNEAQLAAVLGHEIGHVTARHGNERVSRTAAAQMGLEVASSVLSGSESGPLITQLAGQGTQLFLMRYDRRQESESDSLGAEYMVGVKYDPMGAVQVMEILAEAAGGQSPPEILSTHPDPARRAQDLRAKIAAEFSFSQGNPEYTLREAEFRQNVLRRLSTAYPHAGTPRLAAYPREGMPEGATCSFAGCGH; encoded by the coding sequence ATGCACGCTGCGAGACTCTTTGTGCTGGTGCTGGCCGCGATGTGCGTCGCGATCGGCGCGGGCGGATGCCAGAAGAACACGACCACCGGGCGCTCGCAGTTCCTGCTGCTCTCGCTGGAGCAGGAGGCGCAGCTCGGGGCCGAGGCCAAGCCCCAAATGCTCGCGGAGATGGGGGGCGAGATCGCGCGAGGCGAGATCAGGGCGTACGTGACGCAGGTGGGCAACCGCCTGCTCGTGCCCGCCCTCGAGCGCGACCCGGAGATGCGCGCCCTCGCGTGGGAGTTCACCGTGCTCGACAGCGACGTGATCAACGCCTTCGCGCTCCCGGGGGGCAAGGTGTTCATGTCGCGCGGGCTCATGCAGAAGATGACCAACGAGGCCCAGCTCGCCGCGGTGCTCGGGCACGAGATCGGGCACGTGACGGCGCGGCACGGGAACGAGCGCGTCTCGCGCACGGCCGCGGCCCAGATGGGCCTAGAAGTCGCCTCGTCGGTCCTCAGCGGGAGCGAGAGCGGCCCGCTCATCACCCAGCTCGCCGGGCAGGGCACGCAGTTGTTCCTCATGCGCTACGACCGGCGCCAGGAGTCCGAGTCTGATTCCCTGGGCGCCGAGTACATGGTCGGCGTCAAGTACGACCCCATGGGCGCGGTGCAGGTCATGGAGATCCTCGCCGAGGCGGCGGGGGGGCAGTCGCCCCCGGAGATCCTCTCGACCCACCCGGACCCGGCCCGCCGGGCACAAGACCTCCGCGCGAAGATCGCCGCGGAGTTCTCGTTCAGCCAGGGCAACCCCGAATACACGCTGCGCGAGGCCGAGTTCCGCCAGAACGTGCTCCGCCGCCTGAGCACCGCCTACCCCCACGCGGGAACGCCCCGCCTGGCGGCGTACCCGCGCGAGGGCATGCCGGAGGGCGCGACGTGCTCGTTCGCCGGGTGCGGGCACTGA
- a CDS encoding RNA polymerase sigma factor, giving the protein MTRSQEQRLIANAAAGDRAASDTLIRAHQQGVYAYILRLSGRHDVAEDVVQEAFVRVLLNLDRFDTRFRFSTWLFTIARRVFLNAIEKRKPASDSDRVGEASGHGRAVGTEIEASERQTTCKDAVQKALLTLSMEQREVIVLFHQHEWPIWLIAEHLRMPEGTVKSHLHRGRVKLREALERDAAEVVVLVKPRDAEAMR; this is encoded by the coding sequence ATGACCAGATCGCAGGAGCAACGGCTGATCGCGAACGCGGCGGCGGGAGACCGTGCCGCGAGCGACACGCTGATCCGGGCCCACCAGCAGGGGGTGTACGCGTACATCCTGCGGCTCAGCGGGCGGCACGACGTGGCCGAAGACGTGGTGCAGGAGGCGTTCGTTCGGGTGCTGCTGAACCTCGACCGGTTCGACACGCGCTTCCGCTTCTCCACGTGGCTGTTCACGATCGCACGCCGGGTGTTCTTGAACGCGATCGAGAAGCGCAAGCCCGCCAGCGACAGCGATCGCGTGGGCGAGGCGTCCGGGCATGGGCGCGCGGTGGGGACGGAGATCGAAGCGTCGGAGCGCCAGACGACGTGCAAGGACGCGGTGCAGAAGGCGCTGCTCACGCTCTCGATGGAGCAGCGCGAGGTGATCGTGCTCTTCCACCAGCACGAGTGGCCCATCTGGCTCATCGCCGAGCATCTGCGCATGCCCGAGGGCACGGTCAAGAGCCACCTGCACCGCGGGCGGGTGAAGCTGCGCGAGGCGCTCGAGCGCGACGCGGCCGAGGTGGTGGTGCTCGTGAAGCCGCGTGACGCGGAGGCGATGCGATGA